One window of the Flavobacteriaceae bacterium YJPT1-3 genome contains the following:
- a CDS encoding transglycosylase domain-containing protein yields MAKKKASAKKNTQDFSRYISWFWRLFAGGIGLLVLLFLLASWGVFGTLPTFEELENPETNLATEILSVDGKTLGKFYNENRTPVKYEDLPQNLIDAVVATEDRRFYDHSGIDARGTARAVAYLGSKGGASTITQQLAKLLFSDTPSNKLERVIQKVREWVITTRLERQYTKEEIITMYLNKQDFLFQAVGIRSASKIYFGKEPMELNPEESAVIAAMLKNPRQYNPYRERSKDKALERRNTVLALMEETGKITEAEKDSLMALPMKLEFSPEGHADGIATYFREYLRAFMADWIKENPKGIDADGNPEYYNIYRDGLVITTTIDSRMQKNAEQAVDEHMANLQKEFDAQNEKNKTAPFRDIEPAEVENIVNSAMRISARWKKMEAMGKSEQEIRDSFTKEAEMSIFTWQGERDTIMTPRDSILYYKRFLRAGVLSMVPQSGEVRAWVGGINYRHFQYDQVKTAKRQVGSTFKPFLYATAVDQLHISPCDTLPNTQTCIEKGKYGVTEDWCPKNSGGQYGGMITMKKALANSVNTVSARLMDKVGPQPVIELIEKLGVDTENIPAVPSIALGSADLSLFEMVSAYGAFANKGVYVEPQMISTIADKNGTVLYRHVPQTRDVLSEEAAYVTLNLMEGVTQSGSGQRLRTTWATERPDYKKVVTGYPYGFENPIAGKTGTTQNQSDGWFMGIVPNLVTGVWVGGENRSVHFGSLTYGQGASTALPIWALYMRKNYDEEELNVSKGEFERPSDLSIRIDCTKPPENTDQDELPDELEF; encoded by the coding sequence ATGGCCAAGAAAAAAGCATCAGCCAAAAAGAACACACAAGATTTTAGCCGCTACATCAGCTGGTTTTGGCGACTATTTGCCGGCGGGATTGGCCTGCTGGTTTTGCTATTTCTACTGGCTAGCTGGGGAGTGTTTGGAACCCTACCCACCTTTGAAGAACTGGAGAACCCGGAGACTAATCTCGCCACAGAAATCCTTTCGGTAGACGGCAAGACCCTCGGGAAATTTTATAACGAGAATAGAACACCGGTCAAGTACGAAGACCTGCCTCAAAACCTGATCGACGCCGTGGTTGCCACTGAAGACCGTCGCTTTTATGACCATTCCGGTATTGACGCACGAGGCACGGCAAGGGCTGTGGCTTACTTGGGTTCTAAGGGAGGGGCCAGTACGATCACCCAGCAGTTGGCCAAGCTCTTATTTTCTGACACCCCGAGTAACAAATTGGAGCGAGTCATCCAAAAAGTGCGCGAATGGGTCATCACGACTCGTCTCGAGCGGCAGTATACTAAAGAGGAGATCATCACCATGTATTTGAACAAGCAAGACTTTTTGTTTCAAGCGGTGGGCATTCGTTCGGCTTCCAAAATCTATTTTGGAAAAGAACCCATGGAGTTGAATCCGGAAGAATCTGCGGTCATTGCAGCCATGCTTAAAAATCCGCGGCAGTACAATCCATATCGGGAACGCTCTAAAGACAAAGCCCTGGAGCGGAGAAACACCGTGCTTGCGCTCATGGAAGAAACCGGAAAGATCACCGAGGCCGAAAAGGACTCGCTCATGGCCTTACCCATGAAGCTGGAATTCTCTCCGGAAGGTCATGCCGATGGGATCGCTACCTACTTTAGAGAATATCTACGCGCATTCATGGCCGATTGGATTAAAGAGAATCCTAAAGGTATCGATGCCGATGGAAATCCGGAATACTATAATATTTACAGAGATGGATTGGTGATCACGACCACCATCGATAGCCGTATGCAGAAAAATGCAGAGCAGGCGGTAGATGAACATATGGCCAATCTTCAGAAAGAGTTCGATGCTCAAAACGAGAAAAACAAAACAGCGCCTTTTCGGGATATTGAGCCCGCTGAGGTGGAAAATATTGTAAATAGTGCGATGCGTATTTCTGCCCGTTGGAAGAAAATGGAGGCCATGGGCAAATCGGAACAGGAAATTCGCGATTCCTTTACCAAAGAAGCGGAAATGAGCATTTTCACCTGGCAGGGTGAGCGGGATACCATCATGACGCCGCGAGATTCTATCCTTTATTATAAACGATTTCTACGTGCCGGAGTCCTTTCTATGGTTCCCCAAAGCGGGGAGGTGCGTGCCTGGGTTGGCGGTATCAACTACCGTCATTTTCAATACGATCAGGTGAAAACAGCGAAAAGACAGGTGGGGTCTACCTTTAAGCCTTTTTTATATGCTACGGCCGTCGATCAATTGCACATCTCCCCCTGCGATACCCTGCCGAACACCCAGACCTGTATTGAAAAGGGCAAGTACGGCGTGACCGAAGACTGGTGCCCAAAAAACAGTGGAGGGCAGTACGGAGGCATGATTACCATGAAGAAGGCATTGGCCAATTCAGTGAATACGGTTTCTGCGAGACTTATGGATAAGGTAGGACCACAACCTGTGATCGAGCTGATCGAAAAATTAGGGGTGGATACAGAAAATATTCCTGCTGTACCATCAATAGCTTTAGGATCGGCAGATTTGAGCTTGTTTGAAATGGTTTCTGCCTACGGCGCTTTCGCGAATAAAGGGGTCTATGTAGAACCGCAAATGATCTCCACCATTGCCGATAAAAATGGTACTGTGTTGTATCGCCACGTGCCACAAACCCGGGATGTATTGAGCGAGGAAGCCGCCTACGTCACCCTCAATTTGATGGAAGGGGTCACGCAAAGTGGAAGTGGACAACGCTTACGGACTACCTGGGCAACTGAACGGCCGGACTACAAAAAGGTGGTTACAGGATATCCCTATGGATTCGAAAATCCGATTGCGGGAAAAACAGGAACTACTCAAAATCAAAGTGACGGTTGGTTTATGGGCATTGTGCCCAACCTGGTGACCGGAGTCTGGGTGGGCGGTGAGAACCGCTCCGTTCATTTTGGCAGTCTGACCTACGGGCAAGGAGCTTCAACGGCATTACCTATCTGGGCGCTATACATGAGGAAGAATTACGATGAGGAAGAACTCAACGTCTCCAAAGGAGAGTTTGAGCGGCCCAGTGATCTATCCATTCGTATCGATTGCACCAAGCCGCCTGAAAATACCGATCAGGACGAACTCCCTGATGAGTTGGAATTCTAG
- a CDS encoding ABC transporter ATP-binding protein, with translation MQANPLLTVHDLTLGFQAGKSFTEVLHAVSFDLFSNEILAIVGESGSGKSVTALAVLGLLPKKQVRLTNGSITFKGQDLLTATPKELRKLRGNALSMIFQEPMSSLNPSMRCGQQVMEVLLRHQKITAQEARAETLSLFKQVKLPRPESLLNSYPHELSGGQKQRVMIAMAIACKPDILIADEPTTALDVTVQKDILLLLKSLQSQYGMSIIFISHDLDLVSDIADRVLVMYQGKVVESASAKAIFQHPQHPYTRALLNARPKMTERRSRLPTIQDFLEDKNLPPLNTREQRVRRHHEIYSQPPLLEVRNASKTFFTRVGFFRKPQAIQAVDSVSLKVYEGETLGLVGESGSGKSTLGNLILQLDQATSGEILYRGKSLNQLSSRQIRGLRKELQLIFQDPFSSLNPRLTVGQAISEPMLVHQLYPDAQARKERVLYILNRVGLKAEHYDRYPHEFSGGQRQRIGIARTIAVAPKLIICDESVSALDISVQAQVLNLLNELKEDFGFTYIFISHDLAVVKYMADQLVVLQNGKKVEQGEADAVYANPQEAYTQALIEAIPKKKF, from the coding sequence ATGCAGGCCAACCCACTATTAACGGTTCACGATCTCACCCTGGGTTTTCAAGCAGGAAAATCATTCACAGAAGTGCTTCATGCAGTATCATTTGATTTGTTTTCTAATGAAATCTTAGCCATCGTTGGCGAATCAGGATCCGGGAAGTCGGTTACGGCCCTGGCCGTCCTGGGCTTACTGCCGAAGAAACAAGTGAGGTTGACCAATGGTAGTATCACTTTTAAAGGTCAGGATCTATTGACAGCCACTCCCAAAGAACTTCGTAAACTACGGGGGAACGCCCTCTCCATGATCTTTCAGGAGCCCATGAGTTCACTCAACCCGAGTATGCGTTGCGGTCAACAGGTCATGGAGGTATTACTGCGCCATCAGAAAATAACTGCTCAGGAGGCTCGAGCAGAAACCTTAAGCTTGTTCAAACAGGTAAAACTTCCCCGTCCGGAATCCCTGCTCAACAGCTATCCTCATGAACTCAGTGGAGGCCAAAAGCAGCGGGTAATGATCGCCATGGCCATCGCTTGTAAACCGGACATTCTAATCGCCGATGAACCCACCACCGCTCTGGACGTTACCGTACAAAAAGACATACTCCTGCTTTTAAAGTCCCTACAATCCCAGTACGGGATGAGTATTATTTTTATTTCGCACGATTTAGACCTGGTCAGTGATATTGCAGATCGAGTATTGGTGATGTACCAGGGTAAGGTGGTGGAGTCTGCTTCCGCGAAAGCGATCTTTCAACATCCACAACACCCGTACACCAGGGCCTTATTGAACGCCCGGCCTAAAATGACTGAGCGCCGCTCCCGCTTACCAACCATTCAAGACTTTTTGGAAGATAAAAATCTACCTCCTTTGAATACCCGCGAACAACGGGTCCGAAGACATCATGAAATCTACAGTCAGCCTCCTTTATTGGAAGTACGAAATGCCTCTAAAACTTTTTTTACGCGAGTAGGATTCTTCAGGAAACCTCAGGCTATTCAGGCGGTTGATTCCGTTTCTCTAAAAGTCTACGAAGGCGAAACGCTGGGCTTAGTGGGTGAATCGGGTAGTGGTAAATCCACCTTAGGCAATTTGATTTTACAGTTAGACCAGGCCACTAGCGGAGAAATCCTGTATCGAGGAAAATCTTTGAACCAACTGAGTAGCCGGCAAATACGGGGTCTCCGTAAAGAATTACAATTGATCTTTCAGGATCCCTTTTCCTCTTTAAATCCCCGATTGACCGTGGGGCAGGCCATCAGTGAACCCATGCTGGTACATCAGTTGTATCCTGATGCGCAAGCGCGTAAGGAACGGGTGTTGTATATATTAAATCGAGTAGGTTTGAAGGCGGAGCATTATGACCGCTATCCTCATGAATTCAGTGGGGGTCAGCGCCAACGCATCGGTATTGCAAGGACCATAGCCGTAGCGCCCAAGTTGATCATTTGTGATGAGTCGGTTTCTGCCCTGGATATTTCCGTTCAGGCTCAGGTGCTTAATTTACTCAATGAATTGAAAGAAGATTTTGGCTTTACTTACATTTTTATTTCGCACGACCTGGCGGTAGTTAAATACATGGCCGATCAGCTGGTGGTCTTGCAAAACGGTAAAAAAGTAGAGCAAGGCGAAGCAGACGCCGTTTACGCAAATCCGCAGGAGGCTTATACTCAAGCGCTCATCGAGGCTATTCCAAAAAAGAAATTTTAA
- a CDS encoding CoA transferase subunit A — MINKQVQTVEEAIAGVANDMTLMLGGFGLCGIPENAIAALVKKGVKGLTCISNNAGVDDFGLGLLLQKHQIKKMISSYVGENAEFERQMLSGELEVELIPQGTLAERCRAAQAGFPAIYTPAGYGTEVAEGKETREFDGKMYVLERAFKADFAFVKAWKGDEAGNLIFKGTARNFNPNMCGAATITVAEVEELLPAGALDPNQIHIPGIFVQRILQGKNYEKRIEQRTVRSREA; from the coding sequence ATGATTAATAAGCAAGTACAGACGGTAGAGGAGGCTATAGCCGGTGTTGCAAATGACATGACTCTCATGTTGGGAGGATTTGGTCTTTGTGGAATTCCAGAAAATGCCATTGCCGCCTTAGTCAAAAAGGGAGTGAAAGGATTGACCTGTATCTCCAACAATGCCGGTGTGGATGATTTCGGACTGGGGTTGCTTTTGCAAAAGCACCAGATCAAAAAAATGATCTCTTCCTATGTGGGGGAGAACGCTGAATTTGAACGTCAGATGCTCAGCGGTGAATTGGAGGTTGAATTGATCCCTCAGGGGACACTGGCTGAACGCTGTCGTGCTGCGCAAGCTGGCTTTCCTGCGATCTATACCCCTGCAGGCTACGGAACAGAGGTGGCTGAAGGAAAGGAAACGCGCGAGTTTGACGGTAAAATGTACGTATTAGAACGTGCTTTTAAAGCTGATTTTGCTTTCGTTAAGGCCTGGAAAGGAGACGAGGCCGGGAATCTTATTTTCAAAGGAACCGCTCGCAATTTCAATCCGAACATGTGTGGGGCCGCAACGATCACCGTGGCGGAAGTGGAAGAATTATTACCCGCGGGAGCCTTAGACCCCAATCAAATACACATTCCCGGAATTTTCGTGCAGCGTATTTTGCAAGGGAAAAATTATGAAAAGAGAATCGAACAGCGTACGGTTCGATCTCGAGAAGCTTAA
- a CDS encoding CoA transferase subunit B, with translation MLDKNGIAKRIAKEVKDGFYVNLGIGIPTLVANFVRDDIQVEFQSENGILGMGPFPWEGEEDADLINAGKQTITALPGASFFDSAMSFSMIRGQHVDLTILGAMEVAENGDIANWKIPGKMVKGMGGAMDLVASADNIIVAMMHTNRAGASKLLKRCTLPLTGVGCVTKIVTNLAVMEVTEAGFRLLERAPGVTVDQIREATEGRLVVEGEIPEMEL, from the coding sequence ATGTTAGATAAAAACGGAATAGCGAAACGCATTGCTAAAGAAGTCAAAGATGGCTTCTATGTGAATTTAGGTATTGGCATTCCCACCCTGGTGGCCAATTTTGTTCGCGATGATATTCAGGTAGAATTTCAAAGTGAGAATGGAATCCTGGGTATGGGGCCCTTTCCCTGGGAAGGAGAAGAAGATGCTGATCTGATCAATGCGGGCAAGCAGACCATTACCGCCCTGCCGGGTGCGAGCTTTTTTGATTCAGCCATGAGCTTTTCCATGATCCGTGGGCAGCATGTTGACCTAACCATCCTGGGAGCCATGGAGGTAGCGGAGAATGGAGATATTGCCAATTGGAAGATCCCCGGAAAAATGGTTAAGGGAATGGGTGGCGCCATGGATTTGGTCGCCAGCGCTGACAATATCATTGTGGCCATGATGCATACCAACCGAGCCGGAGCCTCTAAATTATTGAAACGTTGTACGCTCCCATTAACAGGAGTGGGCTGCGTTACGAAGATTGTAACCAATCTTGCCGTCATGGAAGTGACCGAGGCTGGATTTCGCTTGTTAGAACGGGCACCGGGGGTGACTGTAGATCAAATCAGAGAGGCCACCGAAGGCCGCCTGGTGGTCGAAGGAGAAATACCGGAAATGGAGTTGTAG